A window of Natrinema versiforme contains these coding sequences:
- the ribB gene encoding 3,4-dihydroxy-2-butanone-4-phosphate synthase — MTGRHAGPQSNADGSAAGSANAAGSFEHALESLRAGEPILVHDAADREGETDLIYHADAVTPEAVARLRNDAGGLVCVALGHDIAEAFELPFYSEAVDHPATADHELGYDDRSSFSLTVNHRDTYTGITDDDRSTTIRALGEAAAEPATTDFASAFRVPGHVHLLKGAPDLLAQREGHTELGLALADAAELSSAVVVCEMLDDETGAALSPADARAYAERHDFAYLEGSEVLERLG; from the coding sequence ATGACTGGCCGCCACGCCGGTCCCCAGTCGAACGCCGACGGGAGCGCCGCGGGATCGGCGAACGCCGCGGGGTCGTTCGAACACGCCCTCGAGTCGCTTCGGGCGGGCGAACCGATCCTCGTCCACGACGCGGCCGACCGCGAGGGCGAGACGGACCTGATCTATCACGCTGACGCCGTCACGCCCGAGGCCGTCGCTCGACTGCGCAACGACGCCGGCGGACTGGTCTGCGTCGCGCTCGGCCACGACATCGCGGAGGCGTTCGAACTCCCGTTCTACTCGGAAGCCGTCGACCACCCCGCGACGGCCGACCACGAACTCGGCTACGACGACCGCTCGTCGTTCTCGCTGACGGTCAACCACCGGGACACCTACACCGGCATCACCGACGACGACCGCTCGACCACCATCCGGGCGCTCGGCGAAGCCGCCGCCGAGCCGGCGACGACCGATTTCGCGTCGGCGTTTCGGGTCCCCGGCCACGTCCACCTGCTCAAGGGCGCGCCCGACCTGCTCGCCCAGCGCGAGGGCCACACCGAACTCGGACTCGCCCTCGCCGACGCCGCCGAACTCTCCTCTGCCGTCGTCGTCTGCGAAATGCTCGACGACGAGACCGGCGCGGCGCTCTCGCCCGCCGACGCCCGCGCCTACGCCGAGCGCCACGACTTCGCCTACCTCGAGGGCAGCGAGGTCCTCGAGCGCCTCGGCTGA
- a CDS encoding YncE family protein, whose protein sequence is MVQSIDRRRLVQAITGGLAVGVAGCLGGDDDDETNEETDDAKPDEGSAGLAYAFGPDAISLVDPSAGEVVDEITDGVDGYEYGDAVVTADGSQLFAIEETLSQVLAIDLEAREIAAEIGMGPGGTHMYHPTDDEMWAHSDTEGTFYVIDTDSHEVIETVEAGLDGEGHGKLLSHPELGDTGYATNVNDPALHVVDLEAYERTDTIELGEDGGTHYKAYSPANGFAYVEYGDVTAVVDTETDAVVDELDVAGGMYLTPDEERMAIVDHGAIHAFDVTGDETTAIGSVTIEGGPDDLEYYRADDTLYGFTANTMDDDSVVVDMDALEAVDRIEVGDIERPAGAQHLHRSAVSGDGYFITPADAEGTVAVIDMADREPVAQVEVGDGVGTVAYVPE, encoded by the coding sequence ATGGTGCAATCCATCGATCGACGACGGCTCGTACAGGCGATCACCGGCGGTCTCGCGGTCGGGGTCGCAGGCTGTCTCGGCGGCGACGATGACGACGAGACGAACGAGGAGACCGACGACGCCAAGCCCGACGAGGGAAGCGCCGGCCTCGCCTACGCGTTCGGTCCGGACGCGATCTCGCTCGTCGATCCTAGCGCGGGGGAGGTCGTCGACGAGATCACGGACGGCGTCGACGGCTACGAGTACGGCGACGCGGTCGTGACCGCGGACGGAAGCCAGCTATTCGCCATCGAAGAAACGCTCAGTCAGGTACTCGCCATCGACCTCGAGGCACGCGAGATCGCCGCCGAGATCGGGATGGGTCCCGGCGGCACCCACATGTACCACCCGACCGACGACGAGATGTGGGCCCACTCGGATACCGAGGGGACCTTCTACGTCATCGACACCGACTCCCACGAGGTTATCGAGACCGTCGAGGCCGGCCTCGACGGCGAGGGCCACGGGAAACTGCTCTCCCACCCGGAACTCGGCGACACGGGGTACGCGACCAACGTCAACGATCCGGCCCTCCACGTCGTCGATCTCGAGGCGTACGAACGAACCGACACGATCGAACTCGGCGAGGACGGCGGGACTCACTACAAGGCGTACAGTCCGGCCAACGGGTTCGCGTACGTCGAGTACGGCGACGTCACCGCCGTCGTCGACACCGAAACCGACGCGGTCGTCGACGAACTCGACGTCGCCGGCGGCATGTATCTCACGCCCGATGAGGAACGGATGGCCATCGTCGATCACGGCGCGATCCACGCGTTCGACGTGACCGGCGACGAAACGACGGCGATCGGCTCCGTCACGATCGAGGGCGGTCCCGACGACCTCGAGTACTACCGAGCAGACGACACACTCTACGGTTTTACGGCCAACACGATGGACGACGACTCGGTCGTGGTCGACATGGACGCCCTCGAGGCGGTCGACCGAATCGAGGTCGGCGACATCGAGCGCCCGGCGGGGGCCCAGCACCTCCACCGGTCGGCCGTCTCCGGTGACGGGTACTTCATTACGCCCGCGGACGCGGAGGGCACCGTCGCGGTGATCGACATGGCCGACCGGGAACCGGTCGCGCAGGTCGAGGTCGGGGACGGCGTCGGCACCGTCGCCTACGTTCCCGAGTGA
- a CDS encoding copper resistance protein CopC, whose amino-acid sequence MATTGSVERTRSHHARARRVRLLVGLVVVALALSSLAAPVAAHAYLSNSDPSNGDRVGSVPDEVTLTFGGDGVQTADVTVIGPDGEDVSGDAAVDADDSRIVRVPIADAAGGDGADGLYTVRWAILADDGHETDGSFVFSVGDGPLDRDAVLAAAEGDGDGGEGSIPLVETAAKGLLLVALIALVGGPVTAAVAVYPVVSRFGSPARTVDRRLTRLFAAAGGLLLVSVLGLGLSRAASVGPPSLETLVEFAGLPLGTAWVVQLVLAAILVVVLALAVAGSLPRRVWLPGTVAGAVSVGATVGWTSHSAAAIDRLQGTAVDFAHVGAAGLWVGGLVVLAVAVPPALREAAPDDRAALAAGTIRRYSLLALGGVALAAATGLLLAAWHVPTLESIGASRYGVTLSAKSLLVLLALGLGGFTRFVLLQRLESAADGDRADASGTIAAFTRAVRLEVAVLVLVVLLSGVLTSVPTAAVGGADDGLERATIERQGDVDLELTAIPATHGGEADDRLLVRAGEPVVFEVAFRDGDEPLESERPVRLLADGPDEERFEVDLKATDDRTYATVRALPASGDWRLRITGGPDGRYVDEWIDVHALADATERGHNGNGESREYDRGTSDAGTDSSFTAGLRIAAVAVGVVGTAAVTIEAVRTRRR is encoded by the coding sequence ATGGCGACGACTGGCTCGGTCGAGCGGACACGCTCACACCACGCCCGCGCTCGCCGCGTGCGGCTTCTCGTCGGCCTCGTTGTCGTCGCGCTCGCCCTCTCGAGTCTCGCCGCGCCGGTCGCGGCCCACGCGTACCTGAGCAACTCCGATCCGTCGAACGGCGACCGGGTCGGGTCCGTTCCCGACGAGGTGACGCTGACGTTCGGCGGCGACGGGGTCCAGACCGCCGACGTGACGGTGATCGGCCCCGACGGCGAAGACGTTAGCGGCGACGCCGCGGTCGACGCCGACGACTCGCGGATCGTTCGGGTCCCGATCGCGGACGCGGCCGGTGGCGACGGGGCCGACGGCCTGTACACCGTTCGGTGGGCAATCCTCGCCGACGACGGCCACGAAACCGACGGCTCGTTCGTCTTCAGCGTCGGCGACGGCCCGCTCGATCGCGACGCCGTTCTCGCGGCCGCCGAGGGCGACGGCGACGGGGGAGAAGGGTCGATTCCACTCGTCGAAACCGCCGCGAAAGGGCTGCTACTGGTCGCGCTCATCGCGCTCGTCGGCGGGCCGGTGACGGCCGCGGTCGCGGTCTACCCGGTCGTCAGCCGGTTCGGCTCACCGGCCCGGACCGTCGATCGACGTCTCACACGGCTGTTCGCGGCCGCGGGCGGACTGTTACTCGTCTCCGTGCTCGGACTCGGACTCAGCCGGGCCGCATCGGTCGGTCCGCCGTCGCTCGAGACGCTCGTCGAATTCGCCGGCCTGCCGCTCGGGACCGCGTGGGTCGTCCAACTCGTACTCGCAGCGATCCTCGTCGTCGTCCTCGCCCTCGCCGTAGCGGGGTCGTTGCCCCGCCGCGTCTGGCTCCCCGGAACGGTCGCCGGCGCGGTCTCCGTCGGCGCAACCGTCGGCTGGACGAGCCACTCCGCGGCGGCGATCGATCGGCTGCAGGGGACCGCCGTCGACTTCGCCCACGTCGGTGCCGCGGGGCTGTGGGTCGGCGGCCTCGTCGTCCTCGCCGTCGCCGTCCCGCCGGCGCTCCGCGAGGCGGCCCCTGACGATCGGGCGGCGCTCGCCGCCGGAACGATCCGTCGCTACTCCCTGCTCGCGCTCGGCGGCGTAGCGCTGGCGGCGGCGACCGGCCTCCTCCTCGCAGCGTGGCACGTGCCGACCCTCGAGTCGATCGGCGCGAGTCGCTACGGCGTCACCCTCTCCGCGAAATCCCTGTTGGTCCTGCTGGCGCTCGGACTAGGCGGGTTCACCCGATTCGTCCTCCTCCAACGGCTCGAGTCTGCCGCGGACGGCGACCGAGCGGACGCGAGCGGGACGATCGCCGCGTTCACCCGCGCCGTCCGACTCGAGGTCGCCGTCCTCGTCCTCGTCGTGTTGCTCTCGGGGGTGCTCACCTCCGTCCCGACCGCGGCCGTCGGCGGCGCGGACGACGGTCTCGAGCGAGCTACGATCGAACGCCAGGGCGATGTCGATCTCGAGCTAACGGCGATTCCCGCTACGCACGGTGGCGAAGCCGACGACCGACTCCTCGTGCGGGCGGGCGAGCCGGTCGTCTTTGAAGTCGCGTTCCGCGACGGCGACGAGCCGCTGGAATCGGAACGGCCCGTCCGCCTGCTCGCCGACGGTCCCGACGAGGAACGGTTCGAGGTCGACCTCAAGGCGACTGACGACCGAACCTACGCGACCGTCCGGGCGTTGCCGGCGAGCGGTGACTGGCGGCTGCGAATCACCGGCGGGCCGGACGGTCGCTACGTCGACGAGTGGATCGACGTGCACGCGCTGGCGGACGCTACCGAGCGAGGACACAACGGCAACGGAGAGTCGCGCGAGTACGACCGCGGCACAAGCGATGCCGGAACCGACTCGTCGTTCACCGCTGGCCTCCGGATCGCTGCAGTCGCGGTCGGCGTCGTCGGTACCGCAGCCGTCACGATCGAAGCGGTTCGGACTCGCAGACGCTGA
- a CDS encoding branched-chain amino acid transaminase: protein MGFDEMDVDTIWMDGEFVDWDDAEIHVLTHGLHYGSGVFEGARCYDTDNGPALFRWEEHLDRLFQSAKPYEMDIEFTTEELTAATKELIQRQELPSCYIRPIAYYGYNSLGVSPKDCPTRTAIAVWPWGAYLGEDALENGIDVMISSWRKHASSQIPTNAKTSGLYVNSMLAGEEARRNGYAEAIVLNKEGNVAEGPGENIFLVRDGELFTPGLSESILDGITRDSVIQIAEDLGYTVHDNVSISRGELNTADELFFTGSAAEVTPIRKVDNVVIGNGSRGPITEEIQQKFFEIVEEAPDEYDDWFEYVDI from the coding sequence ATGGGATTCGACGAGATGGACGTCGACACGATTTGGATGGACGGCGAGTTCGTCGACTGGGACGACGCGGAGATTCACGTGTTGACCCACGGACTCCACTACGGATCGGGCGTCTTCGAGGGCGCACGCTGTTATGACACCGACAACGGGCCGGCGCTGTTCCGCTGGGAGGAACACTTAGATCGACTCTTCCAGTCTGCGAAGCCGTACGAGATGGACATCGAGTTCACGACCGAGGAACTCACTGCGGCGACCAAAGAGCTCATTCAGCGCCAAGAGCTGCCCTCCTGTTACATCCGCCCGATCGCCTACTACGGCTACAACTCGCTGGGCGTCAGTCCCAAGGACTGTCCCACCCGCACTGCCATCGCCGTCTGGCCGTGGGGTGCCTACCTCGGCGAGGACGCACTGGAGAACGGCATCGACGTGATGATCTCCTCGTGGCGGAAACACGCCTCGAGCCAGATCCCCACGAACGCGAAGACCTCAGGGCTCTACGTCAACAGCATGCTCGCAGGCGAGGAGGCCCGCCGGAACGGCTACGCGGAAGCGATCGTCCTCAATAAGGAGGGCAACGTCGCCGAAGGCCCCGGCGAGAACATCTTCCTCGTGCGCGACGGCGAACTCTTCACGCCCGGCCTCTCGGAGTCTATTCTCGACGGCATCACCCGCGATTCCGTGATCCAGATCGCGGAGGATCTCGGCTACACCGTCCACGACAACGTCTCCATCTCGCGGGGCGAACTCAACACGGCCGACGAGCTGTTCTTTACCGGCTCCGCGGCCGAAGTCACGCCCATCCGCAAAGTCGACAACGTCGTCATCGGGAACGGCTCTCGAGGCCCCATCACGGAAGAGATCCAGCAGAAATTCTTCGAGATCGTCGAGGAGGCCCCCGACGAATACGACGACTGGTTCGAGTACGTCGATATCTAA
- a CDS encoding DUF502 domain-containing protein, which yields MASWKRDFASGLIVLVPILITLYAIYWLYGLVAGLTPGLILKQEALTAFIGGQSDQAVQTREQVAQFLRVIVALTVFIILTFSVGYLMRTTVGGLVERLVDNIANRVPVIRVVYNASKMAAETAFGEQESLQKPVKLETWQGLRMTAFKTGKVTSDGREVLFLPTSPNITTGYVIEVESDRITELDEDVEDALTRVLSAGFGDANRRGMDAGVSIDVIDEAKTTGSDDD from the coding sequence ATGGCTTCGTGGAAGCGGGATTTCGCGAGTGGGCTCATCGTTCTGGTCCCGATCCTCATCACGCTCTACGCGATCTACTGGCTCTACGGACTCGTCGCCGGCCTCACGCCCGGTCTCATTCTCAAACAGGAAGCGCTGACGGCGTTTATCGGCGGCCAGAGCGATCAGGCGGTCCAGACGCGCGAGCAAGTTGCCCAGTTTCTGCGGGTGATCGTCGCCCTGACCGTCTTCATCATTCTCACGTTCTCGGTCGGCTACCTCATGCGGACGACCGTCGGCGGGCTCGTCGAACGCCTCGTCGACAACATCGCGAACCGCGTTCCCGTCATCCGCGTCGTCTACAACGCCTCGAAAATGGCCGCCGAGACCGCCTTCGGCGAACAGGAATCGCTCCAGAAACCCGTCAAACTCGAGACGTGGCAGGGGCTGCGGATGACGGCGTTCAAAACGGGCAAAGTAACCAGCGACGGCCGCGAGGTGCTCTTCTTACCCACGTCGCCGAACATCACTACCGGCTACGTCATCGAAGTCGAATCCGACCGAATCACGGAACTCGACGAAGACGTCGAAGACGCGCTCACTCGAGTCCTCAGCGCCGGCTTCGGCGACGCCAACCGCCGCGGCATGGACGCCGGCGTCTCGATCGACGTGATCGACGAGGCGAAGACGACAGGGTCGGACGACGACTAA
- a CDS encoding MFS transporter, giving the protein MSLEQDRPGESADPLDPFRQFFALERDVLVLSAAMFAFSLGFQMTNRYMAEYMSALGASAFVIGLFGSFGNIISAVYPYPGGAISDRIGSRYALTAFGLCSTVGFGIWLAAPAFADVSIGSTSLAVVLLFVGLLLAQAWKSFGLGATFAIVKQAVPPSQLAAGFASTETFRRTAFLVGPLVAAALFYPFGSSDGEIRTAFQLILLIAVVFGVLGTLVQHVLYRPDEDDVGKAFEGVSQVVADLRAMPAELRPLLVADTLVRFANGMVYVFFVIVVTRVLEVGLSLSVPAVGTVDLSPQSYFGVLLGIEMLVALLTMIPVAKAAERIGLKPVVALGFAVYAIFPVLLINAPDDAVVLAALFAFSGLRFAGLPAHKALIVGPAERGAGGRVTGAYYLLRNLVVIPSAALGGLLWDGVSNPLTGTEVFAGDPIVAFTLATAIGLLGTAYFLLFGREFEAYE; this is encoded by the coding sequence ATGAGCCTCGAGCAGGACCGACCGGGTGAGTCGGCCGATCCGCTGGACCCGTTCCGGCAGTTCTTCGCGCTCGAGCGCGACGTGCTCGTCCTCTCGGCGGCGATGTTCGCGTTCAGTCTGGGCTTTCAGATGACCAATCGGTACATGGCCGAGTACATGTCGGCGCTGGGCGCGTCGGCGTTTGTCATCGGCCTGTTCGGCTCGTTCGGGAATATCATCAGCGCCGTCTACCCCTATCCCGGCGGGGCGATCTCGGACCGAATCGGGTCGCGGTACGCGCTGACCGCCTTTGGCCTCTGCTCGACGGTCGGCTTCGGGATCTGGCTGGCCGCCCCCGCGTTCGCGGACGTCTCGATCGGGTCGACGTCGCTGGCGGTCGTCCTGCTCTTCGTCGGCTTGCTTCTCGCACAGGCCTGGAAGTCGTTCGGCCTCGGGGCGACCTTCGCCATCGTCAAGCAGGCGGTGCCGCCCTCGCAGCTGGCGGCCGGCTTCGCGAGCACCGAGACGTTCCGCCGGACCGCCTTCCTCGTCGGCCCGCTGGTCGCCGCCGCGCTCTTCTATCCGTTCGGCTCGAGCGACGGCGAGATCCGTACTGCCTTCCAGCTAATCCTGCTCATCGCCGTCGTCTTCGGCGTTCTCGGCACGCTCGTCCAGCACGTCCTCTACAGGCCGGACGAGGACGATGTCGGCAAAGCGTTCGAGGGCGTCTCGCAGGTAGTCGCCGATCTGCGAGCGATGCCCGCGGAACTTCGCCCGCTGCTCGTGGCCGACACGCTCGTTCGCTTCGCCAACGGGATGGTCTACGTCTTCTTCGTCATCGTCGTCACCCGGGTTCTCGAGGTCGGCCTCTCCCTGTCCGTTCCGGCGGTCGGGACCGTCGATCTCTCGCCGCAGTCGTACTTCGGCGTGTTGCTGGGGATCGAGATGCTCGTCGCCCTGCTGACGATGATCCCGGTCGCCAAGGCCGCCGAGCGGATCGGGCTCAAACCGGTCGTCGCGCTCGGCTTCGCGGTCTACGCGATCTTCCCGGTCCTCCTGATCAACGCGCCGGACGACGCGGTCGTCCTCGCGGCCCTCTTTGCCTTCTCCGGGCTCCGGTTCGCGGGGTTGCCCGCCCACAAGGCGCTGATCGTCGGTCCCGCCGAGCGGGGTGCCGGCGGTCGCGTGACCGGTGCGTACTACCTCCTGCGGAACCTGGTCGTCATCCCGAGCGCCGCGCTCGGTGGCCTCCTTTGGGACGGCGTTTCGAACCCGCTGACCGGGACCGAGGTGTTCGCCGGCGATCCGATCGTCGCGTTCACTCTCGCGACCGCGATCGGACTGCTCGGGACGGCCTACTTCCTGCTGTTCGGCAGGGAGTTCGAGGCGTACGAGTAG
- a CDS encoding stage II sporulation protein M translates to MALSDFIAAVVAVLRRRPGDLLPVYALGAAITAIVRVVPFVGIAVAYLFLAATGRLDTIRTALADLESPPTDPNADPEAFESWANGLEPVFDQLWTLPLGILAAVTIGVSVLLFALLSAAVAAGQLSACYSRLRNNRGLLAAFDGARRYWLRFLGLFILEFLCWSVVLVTVGIGAALLAGAISLGTGSMLLIAPVVLLAGLFTVVLLVLIRALFAFAPVAIVVDDAGVFGSLRSAAGFVRAQPVEAVFYYAMAILAMIALSMVTGLLSLVDVVTLGSLVSALVLFPALDLLKTAIYCGYRDRLTPPEPPTRSLRAQFRAGLRRGWTELVSYVRSTPGTHVLVLALGLLGFWMGWAAAGPFAGTFDASIATRLEGMFPPTMALELFGNNWLVALTTAYGGVAFVIPAIVSVLFNGIALGITARLEVDPAELAAFVVPHGIIEIPAILIAGALGISVGVTAWRTWRGRAARTDLADALERAFWVLVGIGILLAIAALIEGFVSPYYYRLFLS, encoded by the coding sequence ATGGCTCTCTCCGATTTCATCGCTGCCGTCGTCGCCGTCCTCCGTCGCCGCCCCGGCGATCTCCTGCCCGTGTACGCTCTCGGCGCCGCGATCACCGCGATCGTTCGCGTCGTTCCGTTCGTCGGGATCGCCGTCGCCTACCTCTTTCTGGCGGCGACCGGTCGTCTGGACACGATCCGGACGGCGCTGGCCGACCTCGAGTCGCCCCCGACCGATCCGAACGCCGATCCCGAGGCGTTCGAATCGTGGGCCAACGGCCTCGAGCCCGTCTTCGACCAGCTCTGGACGCTGCCGCTCGGTATCCTCGCCGCGGTCACGATCGGTGTGAGCGTGTTGCTGTTCGCACTGCTTTCGGCCGCCGTCGCCGCGGGACAGCTCTCGGCCTGTTACAGCCGGCTGCGCAACAACCGCGGGCTCCTCGCCGCGTTCGACGGGGCGCGACGCTACTGGCTGCGATTTCTCGGCCTCTTCATCCTCGAGTTCCTGTGTTGGTCCGTCGTCCTCGTCACCGTCGGTATCGGGGCGGCGCTGCTCGCCGGCGCGATCTCGCTGGGAACCGGGTCGATGCTACTCATCGCTCCGGTCGTCCTGTTGGCTGGGCTTTTCACCGTCGTTCTCCTCGTCCTCATCCGGGCGCTGTTCGCGTTCGCACCGGTCGCGATCGTCGTGGACGATGCGGGCGTCTTCGGCTCCCTGCGGAGCGCCGCCGGCTTCGTCCGCGCACAGCCGGTCGAAGCCGTCTTTTACTACGCCATGGCGATCCTCGCGATGATCGCCCTGTCGATGGTCACCGGGCTGCTCTCGCTCGTCGACGTCGTCACGCTCGGCTCGCTGGTTTCCGCCCTAGTTCTCTTCCCGGCGCTGGATCTGCTGAAGACGGCCATCTACTGCGGCTACCGGGATCGATTAACGCCACCGGAGCCGCCGACCCGCTCCCTGCGTGCTCAGTTCCGGGCCGGACTCCGGCGCGGCTGGACCGAACTGGTATCCTACGTCCGATCCACCCCGGGGACCCACGTGCTCGTCCTCGCCCTCGGGCTCCTCGGCTTCTGGATGGGCTGGGCGGCCGCGGGCCCCTTCGCCGGTACCTTCGACGCGTCGATCGCGACCCGACTCGAGGGGATGTTCCCCCCGACGATGGCGCTCGAGCTGTTCGGCAACAACTGGCTGGTCGCGCTCACGACGGCCTACGGCGGCGTCGCGTTCGTGATCCCGGCGATCGTCTCCGTGCTGTTCAACGGCATCGCGCTGGGGATTACCGCCCGCCTCGAGGTCGATCCGGCCGAACTCGCGGCCTTCGTCGTCCCCCACGGCATCATCGAAATCCCGGCGATCCTCATCGCCGGCGCGCTCGGGATTTCCGTCGGCGTCACCGCGTGGCGGACGTGGCGCGGTCGCGCGGCACGGACGGACCTCGCGGACGCGCTCGAGCGGGCGTTCTGGGTGCTCGTCGGGATCGGGATCCTGCTGGCGATCGCGGCCCTGATCGAGGGGTTCGTCAGTCCGTACTACTACCGGCTGTTCCTCTCGTAG
- a CDS encoding rhodanese-like domain-containing protein has translation MVTTIDADRLAELQDDDADFVLVDTRPADSYESWHISGAVHFSFGPEEELDGRLEDLRETVGDADRVITVCAKGISSGNLATRLESATDEYDVGTVDGGMKGWSGVYDHVEIDIGDGLTIVQIQRRAKGCLGYVVGCDTTGEAVVVDPTADTDAYAVAAEEAGLTVTGVVDTHVHADHVSGGRQLADDLAVPYYLSERASERDVEYEYTPLERNEVLAVGERELKALFAPGHTSEMITLLVDDRALLTADTLHIDSTGRTELEFSDDEGQQGAKLLYETLHRTILAEPEGVAVLPGHVTVTADGEFEHGAPGEPIRTTIREARTGIDLLGLEEDEFVDRMADAGEKPSNYEEIIEYNRGDTTLPPEERVELELGPNNCSA, from the coding sequence ATGGTCACCACGATCGACGCTGACCGGCTCGCGGAACTGCAAGACGACGATGCGGACTTCGTCCTCGTCGATACCCGCCCCGCGGACAGTTACGAGTCGTGGCACATCTCCGGGGCGGTCCACTTCTCCTTCGGCCCCGAGGAGGAACTCGACGGCCGCCTCGAGGACCTCCGGGAGACCGTCGGCGACGCCGACCGCGTGATCACCGTCTGTGCGAAGGGCATCTCCTCGGGCAACCTCGCGACGCGCCTCGAGTCGGCGACCGACGAGTACGATGTCGGGACCGTCGACGGCGGGATGAAGGGTTGGAGCGGTGTCTACGACCACGTCGAGATCGATATCGGGGACGGGCTGACGATCGTCCAGATCCAGCGCCGCGCGAAGGGGTGTCTGGGCTACGTCGTCGGCTGTGACACCACGGGCGAGGCCGTCGTCGTCGATCCGACCGCGGACACCGACGCGTACGCGGTCGCGGCCGAGGAAGCCGGCCTCACCGTCACGGGCGTCGTCGACACGCACGTCCACGCCGACCACGTCTCCGGCGGTCGCCAGTTGGCCGACGACCTCGCGGTGCCCTACTACCTCAGCGAGCGCGCGAGCGAACGCGATGTCGAGTACGAGTACACGCCCCTCGAGCGCAACGAGGTGCTCGCGGTCGGCGAACGCGAACTCAAGGCGCTGTTCGCGCCGGGTCACACGAGCGAGATGATCACCCTCTTGGTGGACGACCGAGCGCTGTTGACCGCCGATACGCTCCATATCGATTCAACGGGGCGGACGGAACTCGAATTTAGCGACGACGAAGGCCAGCAGGGAGCCAAACTCCTCTACGAGACGCTTCACCGGACGATTCTGGCCGAGCCCGAGGGCGTCGCGGTGTTGCCCGGTCACGTCACGGTTACCGCCGACGGCGAGTTCGAGCACGGCGCACCCGGCGAGCCGATCCGGACAACGATCCGCGAGGCCCGGACGGGAATCGACCTCCTCGGACTCGAGGAAGACGAGTTCGTCGACCGCATGGCCGACGCCGGCGAGAAGCCGTCGAACTATGAGGAGATCATCGAGTACAACCGCGGCGACACCACCCTCCCGCCGGAGGAGCGCGTCGAACTCGAGCTCGGGCCGAACAACTGTTCGGCGTAA
- a CDS encoding nuclear transport factor 2 family protein, protein MDSAALVRQYYDALDEHDYDALEAVLSPEFVQHRPDRTFEDRDEFIEFMREKRPNPDTSHELESVIAEADRVAVRGRVVDDGATLFEFADFFDLSNGEIRRLETYSR, encoded by the coding sequence ATGGATTCGGCCGCTCTCGTCCGGCAATACTACGACGCGCTCGACGAGCACGATTACGACGCACTCGAGGCGGTTCTCTCGCCCGAGTTCGTCCAGCACCGGCCCGACCGGACGTTCGAGGACCGCGACGAGTTCATCGAATTCATGCGCGAGAAGCGACCGAATCCGGACACCAGTCACGAACTCGAGTCGGTGATCGCCGAGGCCGACCGGGTCGCGGTTCGCGGCCGCGTGGTCGACGACGGAGCGACGCTCTTCGAGTTCGCCGACTTCTTCGACCTGTCGAACGGGGAGATCCGCCGCCTCGAGACGTACTCGCGGTGA
- a CDS encoding DUF367 family protein — MECHVYYEGDDDPEKCTARRLEKFEKAILHRSMGRVPYGVVLNPHAEQALSPADLEEGLGTLVALDCSWESAEEASFQMRGVHRALPFLVAANPINYGRPFRLTTVEALAAAACIFDDRELAEDLLEPFRWGETFLTLNEEPLRRYSECTDSSEIVAVQEDYLADEE, encoded by the coding sequence GTGGAGTGTCACGTCTACTACGAGGGCGACGACGACCCCGAGAAGTGTACCGCGCGTCGCCTCGAGAAGTTCGAGAAGGCGATCCTCCATCGGTCGATGGGGCGGGTGCCCTACGGGGTCGTGCTCAACCCCCATGCCGAGCAGGCGCTCTCGCCGGCCGATCTCGAGGAGGGGCTGGGGACGTTGGTCGCGCTGGACTGCTCGTGGGAGTCCGCCGAGGAAGCGTCATTTCAGATGCGCGGGGTCCACCGCGCGCTCCCGTTTCTCGTCGCCGCGAACCCGATCAACTACGGTCGCCCGTTCCGGCTGACCACCGTCGAGGCGCTCGCCGCCGCGGCCTGTATCTTCGACGACCGGGAACTGGCCGAGGACCTGCTCGAGCCGTTCCGCTGGGGCGAGACCTTCCTGACGCTCAACGAAGAACCGCTCCGGCGGTACAGCGAGTGTACGGACTCGAGCGAGATCGTCGCGGTCCAAGAAGACTATCTGGCCGACGAGGAGTAA
- a CDS encoding 50S ribosomal protein L40e, which produces MASFDAAEKRMLEKMICMRCNARNSKRATRCRKCGYKKLRPKAKEARAA; this is translated from the coding sequence ATGGCCAGTTTCGACGCCGCTGAGAAACGGATGCTCGAGAAGATGATCTGCATGCGCTGTAACGCTCGCAACTCCAAGCGAGCCACCCGCTGTCGCAAGTGCGGGTACAAGAAGCTTCGCCCCAAGGCGAAGGAAGCCCGCGCCGCATAA